From Desulfuromonas soudanensis, the proteins below share one genomic window:
- a CDS encoding MBL fold metallo-hydrolase RNA specificity domain-containing protein — protein MNQIPIIHHGGRTQVTGSCHELRLADGSGLLIDCGLPQGDDAGSPEIDFPVAQLRALVLTHVHIDHCGRIPYLLAVGFDGPIYCSEPSALLLPEILEDAIRLGITRQQPLIDQLLRKIKKQLRPLPYGAWQQLPGKADLKIRLQPAGHILGSAFIECDAETSTGKKRIVFSGDLGAPYAPLLPAPKAPYRADLLVLESTYGDRLHEGRRERREQLRQVIERALTDLGAILVPAFSIGRTQELLYEIEEIIHRNRKRFAAAGLPWEELEIIVDSPLAGRFNDLYRGLRPYWDAEAQKKLRSGRHPLSFEQLTTVDSHQDHLQVVDYLKRKGRPCVVIAASGMCSGGRIVNYLRALLGDARTDVLFCGYQASGTPGREIQQYGPQGGYVRLDGERVDIRARIHTLSGFSAHADQQNLLNFVKGMRIKPSQIRLVHGEDEARNELAGKFRGMGMGIGVD, from the coding sequence ATGAATCAAATACCGATCATCCACCACGGAGGCCGCACTCAGGTCACCGGCTCCTGCCACGAACTGCGCCTCGCCGACGGCTCGGGGCTCCTCATCGACTGCGGGTTGCCGCAGGGGGACGATGCCGGCTCCCCTGAAATCGATTTCCCCGTCGCCCAACTGCGCGCCCTGGTCCTGACCCATGTGCACATCGACCACTGCGGCCGGATCCCCTACCTCCTCGCCGTCGGCTTCGACGGGCCGATCTACTGCAGCGAGCCTTCGGCGCTCCTCCTCCCGGAGATTCTCGAGGACGCCATCCGCCTCGGCATCACCCGCCAGCAGCCGCTCATCGATCAATTGCTGCGAAAAATAAAAAAGCAGCTTCGTCCCCTCCCCTACGGGGCGTGGCAACAACTGCCGGGAAAGGCCGACCTGAAGATTCGACTGCAACCGGCCGGACACATCCTCGGCTCGGCCTTTATCGAGTGCGATGCCGAAACGTCCACGGGAAAAAAACGCATCGTCTTCTCCGGCGACCTCGGCGCCCCCTATGCGCCGCTGCTGCCGGCCCCAAAAGCCCCCTACCGCGCCGATCTGCTGGTTCTGGAGAGCACCTACGGCGACCGTCTCCACGAGGGGCGCCGTGAGCGTCGCGAGCAGTTGCGCCAGGTCATCGAACGGGCACTGACCGACCTGGGCGCCATCCTGGTGCCGGCCTTCTCCATCGGCCGCACCCAGGAGCTTCTTTACGAAATCGAAGAGATCATCCACCGCAACCGCAAGCGCTTCGCCGCCGCCGGCCTCCCCTGGGAAGAGCTGGAAATCATCGTCGACTCGCCCTTGGCCGGCCGCTTCAATGATCTCTACCGCGGCTTACGCCCCTACTGGGATGCCGAGGCGCAGAAGAAGCTGCGCTCCGGACGCCACCCTTTAAGTTTCGAGCAGCTCACCACCGTCGACAGTCACCAGGACCACCTGCAGGTCGTCGACTATCTGAAACGCAAGGGTCGCCCCTGCGTCGTCATCGCCGCCTCCGGCATGTGCAGCGGCGGCCGCATCGTCAACTACCTGCGCGCCCTCCTCGGCGATGCCCGCACCGACGTCCTCTTCTGCGGCTATCAGGCTTCCGGCACCCCGGGACGGGAGATTCAGCAGTACGGGCCGCAAGGAGGGTACGTGCGCCTCGACGGAGAGCGGGTGGACATCCGCGCCCGCATCCACACCCTCAGCGGTTTCTCGGCCCACGCCGACCAGCAGAACCTCCTCAACTTCGTCAAAGGGATGCGCATCAAACCGTCCCAGATCCGCCTGGTGCATGGAGAGGACGAAGCCCGGAACGAATTGGCCGGAAAATTTCGAGGGATGGGGATGGGGATCGGTGTCGATTGA
- a CDS encoding prepilin-type N-terminal cleavage/methylation domain-containing protein: MKLKSQDGFTLIEVIVIAAILAILAGVLVPMVFSQIDQAKVARAEADCKSISSAMLTFRKDLGVWPNLSGAGCAENTELLRGEGSLPGGLTDMAFQTTNVMNFSDVLMIDDEGCYNAKMFKGPYIPVVTADPWGNAYIVAANNFATDNTNPAFVFSAGPNGIMETPIFSVSSLGDDIGIRVK; encoded by the coding sequence ATGAAACTCAAGAGCCAGGACGGCTTCACCCTCATCGAAGTCATCGTCATTGCCGCCATCCTCGCCATTCTGGCCGGGGTTCTGGTCCCCATGGTCTTCAGCCAGATTGACCAGGCCAAGGTCGCCCGCGCCGAAGCCGACTGCAAGTCGATCAGCTCGGCCATGCTCACCTTCCGCAAGGACCTCGGCGTCTGGCCGAATCTCTCCGGGGCGGGTTGCGCAGAAAACACCGAGCTCCTGCGCGGGGAAGGGAGTCTCCCGGGCGGACTTACCGACATGGCCTTTCAGACCACCAACGTCATGAATTTCAGCGACGTTCTGATGATCGATGACGAAGGATGCTATAACGCCAAGATGTTCAAGGGCCCCTATATCCCCGTCGTCACCGCCGACCCCTGGGGGAATGCCTACATTGTCGCCGCCAACAACTTCGCGACGGACAACACAAACCCGGCCTTTGTCTTCTCGGCCGGCCCTAACGGGATCATGGAAACGCCGATTTTTTCCGTCTCCTCCCTGGGTGACGACATCGGCATCCGCGTCAAGTAA
- a CDS encoding cytochrome b5 domain-containing protein — MTLEELAKCDGQEGRKACVAVNGNVYDFTSSPLWQKGDHQGMHRAGADLTEELQDAPHVRAVIERYPVIGQIEEDEAEEVKKGGKVLVAAIVIAVLGGVLALLLR, encoded by the coding sequence ATGACACTCGAAGAACTGGCAAAGTGCGACGGACAGGAGGGGCGCAAGGCCTGCGTGGCGGTCAACGGCAACGTCTACGACTTCACCTCCAGCCCTCTGTGGCAAAAAGGGGATCACCAGGGGATGCACCGCGCCGGCGCCGATCTGACGGAGGAGTTGCAGGACGCCCCGCACGTGCGGGCGGTCATCGAGCGTTATCCGGTGATCGGTCAGATCGAGGAGGACGAAGCGGAGGAGGTTAAAAAAGGAGGGAAGGTGCTGGTGGCGGCCATCGTCATCGCCGTGCTGGGAGGCGTCCTCGCCCTGCTGCTGCGCTGA
- a CDS encoding multiheme c-type cytochrome — translation MKGFTRLLVTAMLFATVGLFGCADDGSDGVAGVAGASAYEIAVANGFTGTEAEWLATANANATFPVEACGTCHADGKSVGVDVMHASSSTGDIAVSNIVIDDTTANLVVTFNVKIDGANKTGYYDFVASDYRLTDVAGAMTRLDLSTDDGITVGLVAGTNGNYTLTLPGIGSLGTPLAASRYLIRLYNQADSALASADRPAGYRAMVLFDYPVAPITDALGSTSTSCADCHGSFGNGFHYGYPSYGGKTCTVCHDATVNGSVTPVVNNYPWLGEMVHGIHSSANMPAGQFALLRKDGTPRGDIYAIAFPSYMNNCSICHETGTPLATVIAEPMSYDLCVSCHGDMTGFAHLPVAPDHSGFTTATNCLLCHDGTTVPDTAAGFHNGLTTERAGLLWDGYDASVTQGARVNHQITGVVRTGDDLAITWGATVDGVAVDPCNTTATVDAPTFNAGYSVLKAFFTGDDPANADNGATSPGQPNSTNLDFTAVTGNTACVGNEATTTITLTAAEAALTGTARVALQGKPNLFFEPASMTTGTTIQVRAKSPIYDFAAADGTAAAARRSITDTSLCLNCHVGSLYQHGGNRVDNVELCVMCHNEASSEQNVREGYGVDASEAYDGKSGQTYGFKSMLHAFHASGEATKPIVVYRTRGIYAFAPTRDMLPNWPGEGSQAIFGSDDGTGAPVMQTHNFATAHYPRNLNDCSACHTSSFSAVPDQTKAIATTVYAGAAPWDNQLDDALQGPAAAACLNCHQSAAAMSHAYKEGWFPTYFENGRQTILDAAK, via the coding sequence ATGAAGGGTTTTACAAGACTTCTGGTAACAGCCATGCTGTTTGCCACCGTGGGTCTGTTCGGTTGCGCCGATGATGGATCGGACGGCGTCGCCGGCGTGGCCGGCGCCTCTGCCTACGAGATCGCCGTCGCCAACGGCTTCACCGGCACCGAAGCAGAATGGCTGGCGACCGCCAACGCCAATGCAACCTTCCCGGTCGAAGCTTGCGGCACCTGCCACGCTGATGGAAAATCGGTTGGCGTCGATGTAATGCACGCCTCTTCCAGCACCGGCGACATTGCCGTCAGCAACATCGTAATTGACGACACGACCGCTAATCTGGTCGTCACCTTCAACGTCAAGATCGATGGCGCCAATAAAACGGGATACTATGATTTCGTCGCCTCCGATTATCGTTTGACGGATGTCGCCGGCGCCATGACCCGCCTCGACCTGTCGACCGACGACGGTATCACCGTCGGACTGGTCGCTGGGACCAACGGCAATTACACCCTCACCCTGCCGGGAATCGGCAGCCTCGGGACGCCCCTTGCCGCCTCGCGTTACCTGATTCGGTTGTATAACCAGGCTGATTCGGCGCTCGCCTCAGCAGACCGCCCGGCCGGCTATCGCGCCATGGTGCTGTTTGACTATCCGGTTGCTCCGATCACCGACGCACTCGGTAGTACTTCCACCTCCTGCGCCGATTGCCACGGCTCCTTCGGTAATGGCTTCCATTACGGGTATCCGTCCTACGGCGGCAAGACCTGCACCGTCTGTCATGATGCGACAGTAAATGGTTCTGTTACTCCGGTAGTAAACAACTACCCTTGGTTGGGGGAAATGGTTCACGGCATCCACAGCTCGGCCAATATGCCGGCTGGTCAGTTCGCCCTTCTTCGCAAAGACGGGACACCTCGCGGCGACATTTACGCCATCGCCTTCCCGTCCTACATGAACAACTGCAGCATCTGTCACGAAACCGGAACTCCTCTGGCTACCGTGATTGCCGAACCGATGAGCTACGACCTCTGCGTCAGCTGTCATGGCGACATGACCGGTTTTGCCCACCTCCCCGTAGCTCCTGATCACTCGGGCTTTACGACCGCCACCAACTGTTTACTCTGTCATGACGGCACGACGGTCCCCGATACAGCGGCGGGCTTCCACAATGGTCTCACCACCGAGCGTGCCGGTCTCCTCTGGGACGGCTATGATGCTTCGGTCACCCAGGGTGCCCGCGTCAACCATCAGATTACCGGTGTCGTCCGCACCGGCGACGATCTCGCCATCACCTGGGGCGCAACCGTTGACGGCGTTGCAGTCGATCCTTGCAACACTACCGCCACCGTGGATGCCCCGACCTTCAACGCCGGTTACAGCGTCCTTAAAGCCTTCTTCACCGGCGACGATCCGGCCAATGCCGACAACGGCGCGACTTCACCCGGCCAGCCGAACAGCACCAATCTGGACTTCACCGCCGTCACGGGGAACACCGCCTGCGTGGGCAATGAAGCCACGACCACCATTACTCTGACTGCCGCTGAAGCCGCACTGACGGGTACTGCCAGAGTCGCCCTGCAGGGCAAGCCGAACCTGTTCTTTGAGCCGGCTTCCATGACCACCGGCACCACCATCCAGGTTCGCGCCAAGTCTCCGATCTATGACTTTGCTGCGGCCGACGGCACAGCCGCAGCGGCTCGTCGTTCCATTACCGACACCAGCCTCTGCCTCAACTGCCACGTCGGTTCCCTCTACCAGCACGGCGGCAACCGCGTTGACAACGTCGAACTGTGCGTCATGTGCCACAACGAAGCGTCCAGCGAGCAGAATGTCCGTGAAGGCTACGGCGTCGATGCTTCCGAAGCCTATGACGGCAAGTCTGGCCAGACCTACGGCTTCAAGTCGATGCTCCATGCTTTCCACGCCTCCGGCGAAGCTACCAAGCCGATCGTCGTCTACCGGACCCGCGGCATCTACGCTTTTGCCCCGACCCGCGACATGCTCCCCAACTGGCCCGGCGAAGGATCGCAGGCAATCTTCGGTTCCGACGATGGCACCGGAGCCCCGGTCATGCAGACCCATAACTTCGCCACTGCCCACTATCCGCGCAACCTGAATGACTGCTCCGCCTGCCACACCTCGTCATTCTCGGCGGTGCCTGACCAGACCAAGGCCATTGCCACCACCGTCTATGCCGGTGCAGCACCTTGGGACAACCAGCTCGACGATGCACTCCAGGGTCCGGCTGCCGCTGCCTGCCTGAACTGCCACCAGTCGGCCGCTGCCATGTCCCACGCCTACAAGGAAGGTTGGTTCCCGACCTACTTTGAAAACGGGCGTCAGACCATTCTCGACGCAGCAAAGTAA